A region from the Paenibacillus humicola genome encodes:
- a CDS encoding cold-shock protein produces MYNSRKKPMEEIAEEMTAIWSCTNETCNGWMRDNFSFSSNPTCPQCQSPMEKGEKKLAVLVNTNPRRNGE; encoded by the coding sequence ATGTACAATTCACGCAAAAAACCGATGGAAGAAATTGCTGAAGAAATGACTGCAATCTGGTCGTGTACGAATGAAACGTGCAACGGATGGATGCGGGATAATTTCTCGTTTTCCAGCAATCCGACATGCCCTCAATGCCAATCCCCGATGGAGAAAGGCGAGAAGAAGCTCGCCGTGCTCGTCAATACGAATCCGCGGCGGAACGGGGAATAA
- a CDS encoding ABC transporter permease, translating into MSAIGRFFKDVSKNRAMLLFVLPGTIWFLLFSYLPMFGTIISFKQYRFDPDGFIASILNSKWVGFDNFKFLFQTNDAWVITRNTVLYNFVFIILGTVCSIAMAVILSEIANKRLAKWYQTGMFLPYFLSWVIVGYFVFSFLSMDRGLLNRILSGLGADPIQWYSEPKYWPYILVLVSLWKGVGYNSVVYLASIMGIDKSLYEAAMIDGANKWQQIRRITIPLLTPLITILTLLAIGRIFYADFGLFYQVPRDSGTLYSVTNVIDTYVYRGLKVNGEIGMSTAAGLYQSFVGFVLVITSNYIVRRFNKDNALF; encoded by the coding sequence ATGAGCGCGATCGGGCGTTTCTTTAAGGACGTGTCCAAAAACCGGGCGATGCTGCTGTTCGTTCTGCCGGGCACGATCTGGTTTTTGCTTTTTTCGTACCTGCCGATGTTCGGGACGATCATTTCCTTCAAGCAGTACCGCTTCGACCCCGACGGCTTTATCGCCAGCATTCTGAACAGCAAGTGGGTCGGCTTCGATAACTTCAAGTTCCTGTTCCAGACGAACGACGCCTGGGTCATTACCCGCAATACGGTGCTGTACAACTTCGTGTTTATCATTTTGGGAACGGTCTGTTCGATTGCAATGGCCGTTATTTTGTCCGAAATCGCCAACAAACGGCTGGCCAAATGGTACCAGACCGGCATGTTTCTTCCTTATTTTCTGTCGTGGGTCATTGTCGGCTACTTTGTGTTCAGCTTTCTGAGCATGGACCGGGGCCTGCTTAACCGGATTCTGAGCGGGCTTGGCGCAGATCCGATTCAATGGTATTCCGAACCGAAATATTGGCCGTACATTCTCGTCCTGGTCAGCTTGTGGAAGGGTGTCGGCTACAACAGCGTCGTCTATCTGGCCTCCATCATGGGGATCGACAAATCGCTGTACGAGGCGGCGATGATCGACGGCGCGAACAAGTGGCAGCAAATCCGCCGCATTACGATTCCGCTGCTGACGCCGCTTATTACGATTCTGACCCTGCTTGCGATCGGACGGATTTTCTACGCGGACTTCGGGCTGTTCTATCAGGTGCCGCGCGATTCCGGAACGCTGTATTCCGTCACGAACGTCATCGATACCTACGTATACCGCGGGTTGAAGGTGAACGGCGAGATCGGCATGAGTACGGCCGCAGGCTTGTACCAGTCGTTCGTCGGCTTCGTGCTGGTCATCACGTCGAACTATATCGTGCGGAGATTCAACAAGGACAATGCGCTGTTCTAA
- a CDS encoding glucoamylase family protein, with translation MRRLTDEELLELESRQSFLFFWEEANDDPDSPGYGLIRDRAPGQPDMTSVASVGFGLTALAIGAERGWVPRGEAHERARGTMVTLLRHAEQRHGFFFHFLDWNTAKQYGGCEVSVIDTAICICGVLAAGEYFGGYVRELAQDLYERVEWDWYRNPETNQFYMGYSDKEKRHFGAWDHYAEQFMMYFLGAASPTHPVPADMFDDFVRYVGYYGGYGPVIHSTGGALFVYQFSHAWFDFRGRKDKFGVDWFENSVQATLANRQFCIDHRDRSKTFGANSWGLTACDGPRGYSGGYGANPNTTKRDYVDGTIPPCGAAGSIVFAPEESIAALRHYYEHFPHLWGKYGFQDAYNLDVSPAWFAEDVIGIDKGISLLMIENYRAGFVWRHFMNVPAARRGMALCMGMPAETLG, from the coding sequence ATGCGCCGCTTGACGGACGAAGAGCTGCTCGAATTGGAGAGCAGACAAAGCTTTCTATTTTTCTGGGAAGAAGCGAACGACGATCCGGACAGTCCGGGCTACGGGCTGATCCGCGACCGGGCGCCGGGGCAGCCGGATATGACGAGCGTCGCTTCCGTCGGATTCGGGCTGACCGCGCTGGCGATCGGCGCGGAGCGCGGCTGGGTTCCCCGCGGGGAAGCGCACGAACGGGCTCGGGGCACGATGGTTACGCTGCTTCGCCATGCGGAGCAGCGGCACGGGTTTTTCTTCCATTTCCTTGATTGGAACACAGCGAAGCAATACGGCGGATGCGAGGTTTCCGTCATCGATACGGCGATCTGCATCTGCGGCGTCCTGGCGGCCGGCGAATATTTCGGCGGATACGTCCGGGAGCTGGCGCAGGACCTCTACGAGCGGGTGGAATGGGACTGGTACCGCAACCCGGAAACGAACCAGTTCTATATGGGCTACAGTGATAAGGAAAAGCGCCACTTCGGCGCCTGGGACCATTACGCCGAGCAGTTTATGATGTATTTTCTGGGTGCGGCGTCGCCCACGCATCCGGTACCGGCCGATATGTTCGACGATTTCGTGCGGTACGTCGGCTATTACGGCGGCTATGGGCCGGTCATCCACAGTACGGGCGGGGCGCTGTTCGTGTACCAGTTTTCGCACGCCTGGTTCGATTTTCGCGGGCGGAAAGATAAATTCGGCGTCGACTGGTTTGAAAATTCAGTGCAGGCTACCTTGGCCAACCGGCAGTTTTGCATCGATCATAGGGACCGCTCAAAAACGTTCGGCGCAAATTCCTGGGGGCTGACGGCGTGCGACGGGCCGCGCGGCTACAGCGGCGGCTACGGCGCCAACCCGAACACGACGAAGCGCGATTACGTCGACGGCACGATTCCGCCGTGCGGCGCGGCCGGCTCGATCGTGTTTGCGCCTGAGGAATCGATCGCCGCGCTGCGCCATTATTACGAGCATTTCCCGCACCTCTGGGGCAAATACGGCTTTCAGGACGCGTACAACCTGGACGTTTCGCCGGCTTGGTTTGCGGAGGACGTGATCGGCATCGACAAAGGCATTTCGCTTCTTATGATCGAGAATTACCGGGCGGGCTTCGTCTGGCGCCATTTCATGAACGTTCCGGCGGCGCGGCGGGGCATGGCGCTCTGTATGGGCATGCCGGCGGAGACGCTCGGGTAG
- a CDS encoding ABC transporter substrate-binding protein, whose amino-acid sequence MSKSKKSFALLAALLLAVSVIVSACGSGGGDKSGSAAGDSASGNTSGNTSGSDASGKPVDLIWYTIGTPQKDVDKVMEEVSKYTKDKIGVTVHMKMIDWGDYTQKMQVLVASGEPMDIMFTSSWAFDYVQNARKGAFMQLDDLLDKYGQGIKQVLDPAFLAGSKVDGHNYGIPANKELPAQQVWRFNKTFLDKYKLDIKNVNTLESLEPLLKTIKEKEPNVTPFAMDKTFMPYVPYDYLIQNMPMAVSLDKKDYKVVDVLETPELKSTLETMHKYYKAGYISPEAATTTSASDLQKAGTWFTDLATTQPFADNLWSSSYGYPVVSTPASPAYIFNWSVMGSLQAISANSKHPEKAMEFLNLLNTDPVLRNMVDSGIEGVHYKKTGDDVMENLPASKDYDMPTFTFGNIMITYRTKDDPADKWDVFKKFNASGVAAPTLGFNFDATKVSSELTAVQNVKDEFWSSLMTGTVDPDEYLPKAIEKFKAAGIDKIIAEAQKQLDAWRAANGK is encoded by the coding sequence ATGAGCAAGTCCAAGAAAAGCTTCGCTCTGCTCGCTGCGCTGCTGTTGGCCGTCTCGGTCATTGTAAGCGCATGCGGCTCCGGCGGAGGCGACAAGTCCGGCAGCGCGGCAGGCGATTCCGCTTCAGGCAATACATCCGGTAATACAAGCGGCAGCGACGCGTCCGGCAAGCCGGTCGATCTGATTTGGTACACGATCGGAACGCCGCAAAAAGACGTGGACAAAGTGATGGAAGAAGTCAGCAAATACACAAAAGATAAAATCGGCGTCACCGTCCATATGAAAATGATCGATTGGGGCGACTACACGCAGAAGATGCAGGTCCTTGTCGCTTCCGGCGAGCCGATGGACATTATGTTTACCAGCTCCTGGGCGTTCGATTACGTGCAGAACGCGCGCAAAGGCGCATTCATGCAGCTGGACGATCTGCTCGACAAATACGGCCAAGGCATCAAGCAGGTGCTCGACCCGGCCTTCCTGGCAGGCTCGAAGGTCGACGGCCACAACTACGGCATTCCGGCCAACAAGGAGCTTCCGGCGCAGCAGGTATGGCGCTTCAACAAGACGTTTCTCGACAAATACAAGCTTGATATCAAAAACGTCAACACGCTCGAGAGCCTTGAGCCGCTGCTGAAGACGATCAAGGAAAAAGAACCGAACGTCACGCCGTTCGCAATGGACAAAACGTTCATGCCTTACGTGCCGTACGACTATTTGATCCAAAACATGCCGATGGCGGTCAGTCTCGATAAGAAGGACTACAAAGTCGTGGATGTTCTCGAGACGCCGGAGCTGAAATCCACGCTCGAAACGATGCACAAATACTACAAAGCGGGCTACATTTCGCCTGAAGCGGCCACGACGACGTCGGCTTCGGACCTGCAGAAAGCGGGCACCTGGTTTACCGACCTGGCAACGACGCAGCCGTTCGCCGATAACCTGTGGTCGTCCAGCTACGGCTACCCGGTTGTCTCGACGCCTGCAAGCCCGGCGTATATTTTCAACTGGTCCGTCATGGGCTCCCTGCAAGCCATCTCGGCCAACTCCAAGCATCCGGAGAAGGCGATGGAGTTCCTGAACCTGCTGAATACCGATCCGGTGCTGCGCAACATGGTGGATTCCGGCATCGAAGGCGTGCACTACAAAAAAACCGGCGACGACGTGATGGAAAACCTGCCGGCGTCGAAGGATTACGATATGCCGACCTTTACGTTCGGCAACATCATGATTACGTACCGCACGAAGGACGATCCGGCGGACAAGTGGGACGTGTTCAAGAAATTTAACGCGTCCGGCGTGGCTGCGCCGACGCTCGGCTTCAACTTCGACGCGACGAAGGTTTCGTCCGAGCTTACCGCCGTGCAAAATGTGAAGGACGAGTTCTGGTCGTCGCTGATGACCGGTACGGTCGATCCCGACGAATACCTGCCGAAAGCGATCGAGAAATTCAAAGCGGCCGGCATTGACAAGATTATTGCGGAAGCGCAAAAGCAGCTCGACGCCTGGAGAGCCGCCAACGGCAAGTAA
- a CDS encoding carbohydrate ABC transporter permease, translated as MTNAKSKRRDFQQLTPVWNVIFNLIAAVFAALCVFPFLFVMVISFTDEATLAKNGYALIPAKWSLAAYQYVFKSGDMLLRSYGVTIFVTVVGTIISLVMISLFAYAISRKSFKYRHFFAFMAFFTMLFNGGLVPGYIVATQLLHLKDTVWALIWPLAVNAFYIMIMRTFYSTMVPDAIIESGRIDGAGEARVFTKLVLPLSMPGLATIALFSTLGYWNDWFNALLYIDDPNLVPLQSMLMRIETSMQFILQNSQNASLGFGIIQSLPQDTSRMAMVVLATGPIILAYPFFQRFFIQGLTIGAVKE; from the coding sequence ATGACGAATGCCAAAAGTAAGCGCCGCGATTTTCAGCAGCTTACGCCGGTGTGGAACGTCATCTTCAACCTCATTGCGGCCGTATTCGCCGCGCTGTGCGTATTCCCGTTTCTGTTTGTCATGGTCATTTCGTTTACGGACGAGGCGACGCTGGCCAAGAACGGCTACGCCCTCATTCCGGCCAAATGGAGCCTGGCGGCCTATCAATACGTTTTCAAATCCGGCGATATGCTGCTGCGCTCCTACGGGGTAACGATTTTCGTCACCGTCGTCGGCACGATCATCAGCCTGGTCATGATTTCGCTGTTCGCTTACGCGATTTCCCGGAAAAGCTTCAAATACCGCCATTTCTTTGCGTTTATGGCATTTTTCACGATGCTGTTCAACGGCGGCCTCGTGCCGGGCTACATCGTCGCCACGCAGCTCCTTCATTTGAAGGATACCGTCTGGGCGCTCATTTGGCCGCTCGCCGTCAACGCTTTTTACATCATGATCATGCGCACGTTTTACAGCACGATGGTGCCCGACGCCATTATCGAATCCGGCCGGATCGACGGCGCGGGCGAAGCGCGGGTTTTCACCAAGCTGGTGCTGCCGCTTTCGATGCCGGGCTTGGCCACGATCGCGCTGTTCAGCACGCTCGGCTACTGGAACGACTGGTTTAACGCGCTGCTGTATATTGACGATCCTAATCTGGTGCCGCTGCAGTCGATGCTGATGCGGATCGAGACGAGCATGCAGTTCATTTTGCAAAATTCCCAGAATGCGTCCCTCGGCTTCGGTATTATCCAATCTCTGCCCCAGGATACGTCGCGGATGGCGATGGTCGTGCTGGCTACGGGCCCGATTATTCTGGCTTATCCGTTTTTCCAGCGTTTTTTCATTCAAGGTTTGACAATCGGCGCGGTGAAAGAGTAA
- a CDS encoding DJ-1/PfpI family protein: MSKKVLIVTGDAAEVLEVYYPYYRVLEEGYEAVIAAPVKKVLHTVVHDFVDGWETYTEKPAHLLPAHIAFADVEPADYDGLIIPGGRAPEYIRSDVNLPRILSHFLENGKPVGAICHAAQVFAALKDTSFFEGRTMTAYTACRLDVERLGATYAKDTLHVDGKLVTGHAWPDLPGFMREFLRLMQ, translated from the coding sequence ATGTCCAAAAAAGTGCTGATCGTCACCGGCGACGCCGCCGAGGTGCTGGAGGTGTATTATCCGTATTACCGCGTGCTGGAGGAGGGCTACGAGGCCGTCATCGCCGCGCCCGTTAAAAAAGTGCTGCATACGGTCGTGCACGATTTCGTCGACGGCTGGGAAACGTACACCGAGAAACCTGCGCACCTGCTGCCCGCCCATATCGCCTTTGCCGACGTCGAGCCCGCGGATTACGACGGCCTTATTATTCCCGGGGGAAGAGCGCCCGAGTATATCCGCTCGGATGTCAATCTGCCGCGCATTCTGAGCCATTTTCTCGAAAACGGCAAGCCGGTCGGCGCGATCTGCCACGCCGCGCAGGTGTTCGCCGCGCTGAAGGACACAAGCTTCTTCGAAGGCCGGACGATGACGGCCTATACCGCCTGCCGGCTCGACGTCGAACGTCTGGGCGCAACCTACGCGAAGGACACGCTCCACGTCGACGGGAAGCTGGTCACCGGCCACGCCTGGCCGGACTTGCCGGGCTTCATGCGCGAGTTTTTGCGACTGATGCAATAA
- a CDS encoding phytanoyl-CoA dioxygenase family protein produces MNFTLTDEERNTGKLSPKKLDTLAELVRVNGYVVLESVIPRKQIEEIRAAFDPLFDEYIGRRGYNTGKNRAQMFLPFERPYCDENIVCNPIAMSVVDRILGDDSRCIYFASDTPMPGSDYQNAHCDIRPLFPDFSVPLPIFNLVVNIPLVDVTEDNGPLEIWPGGTHLNPDRSNHDTLDGSVNPHLDIVRAASHMPSEKVLMPAGSVVIRDIRVWHRGTPNRSDYRRTNLAFIYSKSWYGYGSSIPIPQETYDAMSERCKRLFRFEKIGSPARKPWE; encoded by the coding sequence ATGAATTTTACATTGACGGATGAAGAGCGAAATACGGGAAAGCTGAGCCCGAAGAAGCTGGATACGCTTGCCGAGCTGGTGCGGGTCAACGGCTACGTCGTGCTGGAAAGCGTTATTCCGCGGAAACAAATCGAGGAGATTCGCGCGGCGTTCGACCCGTTGTTCGACGAATACATCGGCCGGCGGGGCTACAATACCGGCAAAAACCGGGCGCAAATGTTTCTGCCCTTCGAGCGCCCGTACTGCGACGAAAACATCGTCTGCAATCCGATCGCCATGTCGGTGGTGGACCGGATTCTGGGCGACGACAGCCGCTGCATCTATTTTGCCTCCGACACGCCGATGCCGGGCTCGGATTACCAGAACGCGCACTGCGACATTAGGCCGCTGTTCCCCGATTTCTCGGTCCCGCTGCCGATTTTTAATCTGGTCGTCAACATTCCGCTCGTCGACGTGACGGAGGATAACGGGCCGCTTGAAATTTGGCCGGGCGGCACTCACTTGAACCCGGACCGTTCCAACCACGATACGCTGGACGGCAGCGTGAACCCGCATCTGGACATCGTGCGCGCCGCGTCGCATATGCCGTCGGAAAAAGTGCTGATGCCGGCCGGCTCGGTCGTTATCCGCGACATCCGCGTCTGGCATCGCGGGACGCCGAACCGGTCGGATTACAGGCGAACGAATTTGGCGTTTATTTATAGCAAGAGCTGGTACGGCTACGGTTCCAGCATCCCGATTCCGCAGGAGACGTACGACGCCATGTCGGAGCGGTGCAAGCGGCTGTTCCGTTTCGAGAAAATCGGCTCCCCGGCGCGAAAGCCGTGGGAGTAG
- a CDS encoding cold-shock protein: MQQGTVKWFNAEKGFGFIEVEGGNDVFVHFSAIVGEGFKSLDEGQRVEFNVVQGNRGPQAENVVKL; encoded by the coding sequence ATGCAACAAGGTACAGTGAAATGGTTCAATGCAGAGAAAGGCTTCGGCTTTATCGAAGTTGAAGGCGGCAACGACGTATTCGTACACTTCAGCGCGATCGTAGGCGAAGGCTTCAAATCGCTCGACGAAGGCCAACGCGTTGAGTTCAACGTTGTTCAAGGCAACCGCGGACCGCAAGCCGAGAACGTCGTTAAGCTGTAA
- a CDS encoding sensor histidine kinase: protein MIGKLYRAHIRNNLFTKLILLFAGITVLSIATLAYLMSYFTSQSIVRSELANQRKAMDSVNNFMDRKYEAVHAMMSDIYRDPQLSDHSSYLLLHSLDDYYSHRLDQYYADGGSLDLLDYFKNRLEDDPGIENILLYSAEKQFLFVFNQQGTARLIQTNAANSYIPDAMALDKQPVSLPNEWVRRAIGGDPDLALFDVSEPVNNNRTYKNIGQLHVYFHSDAIAGAMENYSKDLKGSILVLAADGKVLFDSSGTYYGTTYPYADELQQAEGGGRLQQQAYVTTLTQNQAGYTVVGVAPKSEVAMAYRGLQRTIAIVSSICILFTILVPAFVVRNYAKRTGNIIRLMRKVETGDMTVRIQDGKEDELGEISRSFNEMIGELNRHIDRVYKAEIRQKHTEFSALQARINPHFLYNTLEVIRMRALSQGARDAGEMIYSLSVLFKNIVQDKQVYTLRDELEACGLYLKLFQIRYKEKFAYRIDWDEQLAGTKALKMSLQPLIENYIVHALRPDRDDNWIEIRVRRSEGHILVAVEDNGTGIKPDKLDKIRQSLSLPAAAEGSFGLRSVHERLKLLYGGGYGLSIDSVYGKGTIVQFRYPAEGGGEGHV, encoded by the coding sequence ATGATCGGAAAGCTGTACCGCGCTCATATCCGGAACAATCTGTTCACGAAGCTTATTCTGCTGTTCGCCGGCATTACGGTATTGTCGATCGCGACGCTTGCTTATTTGATGTCGTATTTCACGAGCCAGTCGATTGTCCGCAGCGAGCTGGCCAACCAGCGGAAAGCGATGGACAGCGTCAACAATTTCATGGACCGCAAATACGAAGCCGTGCACGCGATGATGAGCGATATTTACCGCGATCCGCAGCTGTCCGATCACAGCTCGTATTTACTGCTGCATTCGCTCGACGATTATTACTCGCACCGGCTCGATCAATATTACGCGGACGGCGGCTCTCTCGACCTGCTCGACTATTTTAAAAACCGGCTGGAGGATGACCCCGGCATCGAAAATATTTTGCTGTACAGCGCGGAAAAGCAGTTCCTGTTCGTCTTCAACCAGCAGGGCACGGCCCGGCTTATCCAGACGAATGCGGCGAATTCTTACATTCCTGACGCGATGGCGCTCGACAAGCAGCCGGTTTCCCTGCCGAACGAATGGGTGCGCAGGGCGATCGGCGGCGACCCAGACCTGGCGCTGTTCGACGTGAGCGAGCCGGTCAACAATAACCGGACGTACAAAAACATCGGCCAGCTGCACGTCTATTTTCATTCGGACGCGATCGCGGGGGCGATGGAAAATTACAGCAAGGATTTGAAGGGGAGCATTCTGGTGCTCGCCGCCGACGGAAAGGTGCTGTTCGATTCTTCGGGAACCTATTACGGCACGACGTACCCCTATGCCGACGAGCTGCAGCAGGCGGAAGGGGGAGGGCGGCTTCAGCAGCAGGCGTACGTCACGACGCTCACGCAAAATCAGGCGGGCTACACGGTCGTCGGCGTCGCGCCGAAGAGCGAGGTCGCTATGGCGTACCGGGGGCTGCAGCGGACGATCGCCATCGTGAGCTCCATCTGCATTTTGTTCACCATTCTCGTTCCGGCATTCGTGGTGCGCAACTATGCGAAGCGGACGGGCAACATCATTCGGCTCATGCGCAAGGTGGAAACCGGCGATATGACGGTGCGGATCCAGGACGGGAAGGAGGACGAGCTCGGCGAAATTTCCCGCAGCTTCAATGAAATGATCGGCGAGCTTAACCGCCATATCGACAGGGTGTACAAGGCGGAGATCCGGCAGAAGCATACGGAATTTTCAGCGCTGCAGGCGCGGATCAATCCCCATTTTCTGTACAACACGCTCGAGGTGATCCGGATGCGCGCGTTGTCTCAGGGCGCCAGGGACGCCGGGGAGATGATCTACAGCCTGTCCGTGCTGTTCAAAAATATTGTGCAGGACAAGCAGGTGTATACGCTGCGGGATGAATTGGAGGCTTGCGGGTTATACCTCAAGCTGTTCCAGATCCGGTACAAGGAAAAATTCGCGTACCGCATCGACTGGGACGAGCAGCTTGCGGGCACGAAGGCGCTGAAAATGTCGCTGCAGCCGCTCATCGAAAACTATATCGTACACGCCCTCCGTCCCGACCGGGACGATAATTGGATCGAAATCCGGGTGCGCCGTTCGGAGGGACACATCCTCGTCGCCGTGGAGGACAACGGCACAGGCATCAAGCCGGACAAGCTGGACAAAATCCGGCAGTCGCTGTCGCTTCCGGCCGCGGCGGAAGGCTCGTTTGGCCTGCGTAGCGTGCACGAGCGGCTGAAGCTGCTGTACGGCGGCGGCTACGGACTCAGCATTGACAGCGTATATGGGAAAGGGACGATCGTGCAGTTCCGGTACCCGGCGGAGGGAGGAGGAGAGGGGCATGTATAA
- a CDS encoding mechanosensitive ion channel domain-containing protein, protein MDITFRCTKIRTFADSLVVVPNATLAGNPITNWSRMGKRRITFTLGAALDSDPGS, encoded by the coding sequence GTGGATATTACGTTCCGCTGCACGAAAATCCGCACGTTCGCCGATTCGCTGGTGGTCGTGCCGAACGCCACCCTGGCCGGCAATCCGATTACGAACTGGAGCCGGATGGGCAAGCGCCGCATTACGTTTACGCTCGGAGCGGCGCTCGATTCCGATCCCGGCAGCTGA
- a CDS encoding MerR family transcriptional regulator, with the protein MEAKKTKEAALMLGVSQTTIKRWVAFFHMSFRKDRFGHYIFDEADIDKLAFIKEQIEQGLILSQIELPGHEDVREEQTNGAADGLNAGEVLSRIKQLEFRLAQKADDVVSIQVLQHRKELEEIRKTVEQLAASVESMRQSERKAAVQQIAVPVPAAEPSSPKPARKRGLLGSLFHLF; encoded by the coding sequence ATGGAAGCCAAGAAAACGAAGGAAGCCGCGCTGATGCTGGGCGTCAGCCAGACGACCATCAAACGCTGGGTTGCTTTTTTTCACATGTCGTTCCGGAAGGACAGGTTCGGGCACTATATTTTTGATGAAGCGGATATCGACAAGCTGGCTTTTATTAAAGAGCAGATCGAGCAGGGGCTGATTTTAAGCCAGATTGAACTGCCCGGGCACGAGGACGTCCGGGAGGAGCAGACGAACGGGGCGGCGGATGGCTTGAACGCCGGCGAAGTGCTCTCCCGTATCAAGCAGCTGGAGTTCCGGCTGGCGCAAAAAGCCGACGATGTCGTGTCGATTCAGGTGCTGCAGCACCGCAAGGAGCTGGAGGAAATCCGCAAAACGGTGGAGCAGCTGGCGGCGTCCGTCGAGTCGATGCGCCAGTCCGAGCGGAAAGCCGCCGTACAGCAGATCGCGGTCCCGGTCCCGGCTGCGGAGCCTTCGTCGCCGAAGCCCGCCCGGAAGCGGGGGCTGCTCGGCTCGCTGTTTCATTTATTTTAG
- a CDS encoding response regulator transcription factor — protein MYKVFLVDDEPFIIEGLLDVIDWPALDLEIAGSAGNGQEALQALRETPADILITDISMPVMNGLQLIREARKLRPELKVIILSGYNEFDYLKEGMKLGIENYLLKPINLEELESTLAATLEKLNASRTDRELGAYDIDVLRNHVMHRWLTAQIAPKELEERAALLQLDVHKPHVVTAIVRTGSQEDEMYRHIMRMAESDPSVMPCRDVGGGIVIVFALGDEAAGREKALAFLRRLPGAFPEAGLRISAAGASGSADRVRVSFGRAGKAQEYFLIYPDRELLVYEEIAIEEEKANAQLPVNWPEYGKLIAAKDKDALIAASDGEFDRLQRMEGITPAVLQSVAIEMMIRIKLELKLIKQTDSPDLIREGVERASKARTIAELKTAVAKVAEEAVDSLVRDAKSPVIQQVLGRIHEAYAEDLSLKSLSSQYNIHPVYLGQLFHKETGETFSEYVNRFRVEKAKALLRETNKKVADIARQVGYWETGYFYKQFKRYVGISPKDYQGLL, from the coding sequence ATGTATAAAGTGTTTCTCGTAGACGACGAGCCGTTTATTATCGAAGGGCTGCTCGACGTCATCGACTGGCCGGCGCTCGACCTGGAGATCGCCGGCAGCGCAGGCAACGGCCAGGAGGCGCTGCAGGCGCTGCGCGAGACGCCTGCGGACATTCTCATCACCGATATTTCCATGCCGGTTATGAACGGCCTGCAGCTGATCCGGGAAGCGCGGAAGCTCCGGCCGGAGCTCAAGGTCATCATCCTAAGCGGCTACAATGAATTCGATTATTTAAAGGAAGGCATGAAGCTCGGCATCGAGAACTACCTGCTTAAGCCGATCAACCTGGAGGAGCTTGAATCGACCCTCGCCGCAACGCTGGAGAAGCTGAACGCATCCCGGACGGACCGGGAACTTGGCGCGTACGATATCGACGTGCTGCGAAACCACGTCATGCACCGGTGGCTTACCGCGCAAATCGCGCCGAAGGAGCTGGAGGAGCGGGCGGCGCTGCTGCAGCTCGACGTCCATAAGCCGCATGTCGTGACGGCAATCGTACGGACCGGGTCGCAGGAGGACGAAATGTACCGGCATATCATGCGGATGGCCGAGTCCGATCCGTCCGTCATGCCGTGCCGCGATGTCGGTGGAGGCATCGTGATCGTCTTCGCATTGGGCGATGAAGCAGCGGGCAGGGAGAAAGCGCTTGCCTTTCTGCGCCGCCTGCCGGGCGCATTCCCTGAAGCGGGGCTGCGCATTTCGGCGGCCGGCGCATCCGGGTCGGCCGACCGCGTGAGGGTCAGCTTCGGCCGCGCCGGCAAAGCGCAGGAATATTTTCTGATTTATCCCGACCGTGAGCTGCTCGTCTATGAAGAGATTGCGATTGAGGAAGAAAAAGCGAACGCGCAGCTCCCCGTGAACTGGCCTGAATACGGAAAGCTGATTGCGGCAAAAGATAAGGATGCGCTGATCGCGGCGTCGGACGGGGAATTCGACCGGCTGCAGCGGATGGAAGGAATTACGCCTGCCGTTCTCCAAAGCGTCGCGATCGAAATGATGATCCGCATCAAGCTGGAGCTGAAGCTGATCAAGCAGACGGATTCGCCCGATCTGATCCGGGAGGGCGTGGAGCGGGCGTCCAAAGCGCGGACGATCGCGGAGCTGAAGACCGCCGTCGCCAAGGTGGCGGAAGAAGCCGTCGATTCGCTGGTCCGCGATGCAAAAAGCCCGGTCATCCAGCAGGTGCTCGGCCGGATCCACGAGGCGTATGCCGAGGATTTGTCGCTGAAGTCGCTCAGCTCGCAGTATAACATCCACCCGGTTTACCTCGGCCAGCTGTTTCATAAGGAAACCGGCGAGACGTTCTCCGAATACGTTAACCGGTTCCGCGTCGAGAAGGCGAAGGCGCTGCTCCGCGAAACGAACAAGAAGGTCGCGGATATCGCCCGGCAGGTCGGGTATTGGGAGACGGGCTATTTTTACAAGCAATTCAAGCGATACGTCGGCATATCGCCGAAGGATTATCAGGGGCTGCTTTAG